One Glycine max cultivar Williams 82 chromosome 3, Glycine_max_v4.0, whole genome shotgun sequence DNA window includes the following coding sequences:
- the LOC100780416 gene encoding probable E3 ubiquitin-protein ligase HIP1 isoform X1, protein MGHRQFHNTSSLFEGEPDQNWNHMHTDQQCVHLGRTSTSENGSFIYPAENMSIDNMSFPSHWNSSTRSNGYASSSNNIDVPPHQSDASGTYNDHFVDLSSAGPSLFIPLENYAHQPSSSNYDRQTFHVDGGFIDLTMGSGQGHHKRKSPGIPSVYEGGSTSRYFNAGSSTDLPISSELWQEKPNIDCQYIPWDHYCTMTPTLRGTGLSIKGEGSLRNVRSRSTLDLDSNLARTHSSSNHSHNSYPTVPPVDHSSTVDLSGQTSVTLTRDWSQMNISPANGRVLLSDTGAFGLETSHFLVGSGATASNAASVDVGGFHHEFGTSRNPTAPQSFHNTQTQTARGIRSNYSQRSTPTFRASSSLRSGQVTSDDGLPMVAESYSSRLPRPLSTIGRRNGDRNGRSRISSERYRSLAESGLHDRFSSEGFMVVERASVYGSRNMLDQHRDMRMDVDNMSYEELLALGERIGYVNTGISEDSLNKCLTETIYCSSEQSQDEGNCVICLEEYKNMDDVGTLKTCGHDYHVSCIKKWLSLRKLCPICKVSALPEDTKDK, encoded by the exons ATGGGGCATAGACAGTTCCATAACACATCTTCATTGTTCGAGGGTGAGCCTGACCAGAACTGGAATCATATGCATACTGATCAACAATGTGTGCACCTTG GTAGGACTAGCACTTCAGAGAATGGTTCATTTATTTATCCTGCTGAAAATATGTCCATAGATAACATGTCTTTCCCTTCTCATTGGAATTCTTCCACAAGGTCAAATGGATATGCATCCTCTAGTAACAACATTGATGTACCTCCTCACCAGTCAGATGCATCAGGAACTTATAATGATCATTTTGTGGATTTGTCTAGTGCTGGACCATCATTGTTTATACCGTTGGAAAATTATGCACACCAACCTTCTTCCTCCAATTATGACAGACAAACATTTCATGTTGATGGTGGTTTTATTGATCTTACAATGGGAAGTGGACAAGGGCATCACAAGCGTAAGAGCCCTGGAATTCCTTCAGTCTATGAGGGAGGCAGTACTAGTAGATACTTTAATGCTGGGAGTTCAACTGATCTTCCTATATCTTCAGAATTGTGGCAGGAGAAGCCAAATATTGATTGTCAATATATTCCCTGGGATCATTATTGTACTATGACACCCACATTGAGAGGTACTGGCCTTTCAATAAAGGGTGAGGGTTCTTTGCGGAATGTGAGGAGCCGATCTACACTTGATTTGGATTCCAATCTGGCTAGGACCCATTCATCAAGTAATCATTCACACAATTCCTACCCTACTGTCCCACCAGTTGACCATTCTAGCACGGTGGATCTTTCTGGTCAGACTTCTGTTACATTGACAAGGGATTGGAGCCAAATGAACATATCTCCAGCTAATGGAAGGGTGTTATTATCAG ATACAGGTGCTTTTGGTCTTGAAACAAGTCACTTCCTTGTTGGAAGTGGTGCTACTGCTAGCAATGCTGCTTCTGTAGATGTTGGGGGATTCCATCATGAATTTGGTACAAGCAGAAATCCTACTGCTCCTCAAAGTTTTCATAATACTCAAACTCAGACTGCTAGGGGAATTAGAAGCAACTATTCTCAGAGATCCACACCAACTTTTAGGGCTTCTTCAAGCTTGCGCTCGGGACAAGTGACATCTGATGATGGATTGCCTATGGTAGCTGAAAGTTACTCTTCTAGACTTCCAAGGCCATTGAGCACCATTGGCAGGAGGAATGGTGATAGAAATGGGAGGTCAAGAATTTCTAGTGAAAGATATCGATCATTGGCTGAGAGTGGTCTGCATGATCGTTTTTCCTCTGAG GGTTTCATGGTTGTTGAGCGTGCATCAGTGTATGGTTCCAGGAACATGCTAGATCAGCACCGAGACATGAGGATGGACGTAGATAACATGAGTTATGAg GAACTACTTGCACTTGGTGAGAGGATTGGCTATGTGAACACAGGAATCTCTGAGGATTCGCTTAACAAATGTTTGACGGAAACAATATATTGTTCATCTGAGCAAAGTCAAGACGAAGGAAACTGCGTAATATGTCTG GAAGAGTACAAGAACATGGACGATGTTGGAACACTTAAAACATGTGGGCATGACTACCATGTGAGCTGCATTAAAAAATGGTTATCTTTGAGGAAATTATGTCCTATCTGCAAAGTATCTGCTTTGCCTGAGGATACGAAGGATAAATAA
- the LOC100780416 gene encoding probable E3 ubiquitin-protein ligase HIP1 isoform X2 yields MGHRQFHNTSSLFEGEPDQNWNHMHTDQQCVHLGRTSTSENGSFIYPAENMSIDNMSFPSHWNSSTRSNGYASSSNNIDVPPHQSDASGTYNDHFVDLSSAGPSLFIPLENYAHQPSSSNYDRQTFHVDGGFIDLTMGSGQGHHKRKSPGIPSVYEGGSTSRYFNAGSSTDLPISSELWQEKPNIDCQYIPWDHYCTMTPTLRGTGLSIKGEGSLRNVRSRSTLDLDSNLARTHSSSNHSHNSYPTVPPVDHSSTVDLSGQTSVTLTRDWSQMNISPANGRVLLSGAFGLETSHFLVGSGATASNAASVDVGGFHHEFGTSRNPTAPQSFHNTQTQTARGIRSNYSQRSTPTFRASSSLRSGQVTSDDGLPMVAESYSSRLPRPLSTIGRRNGDRNGRSRISSERYRSLAESGLHDRFSSEGFMVVERASVYGSRNMLDQHRDMRMDVDNMSYEELLALGERIGYVNTGISEDSLNKCLTETIYCSSEQSQDEGNCVICLEEYKNMDDVGTLKTCGHDYHVSCIKKWLSLRKLCPICKVSALPEDTKDK; encoded by the exons ATGGGGCATAGACAGTTCCATAACACATCTTCATTGTTCGAGGGTGAGCCTGACCAGAACTGGAATCATATGCATACTGATCAACAATGTGTGCACCTTG GTAGGACTAGCACTTCAGAGAATGGTTCATTTATTTATCCTGCTGAAAATATGTCCATAGATAACATGTCTTTCCCTTCTCATTGGAATTCTTCCACAAGGTCAAATGGATATGCATCCTCTAGTAACAACATTGATGTACCTCCTCACCAGTCAGATGCATCAGGAACTTATAATGATCATTTTGTGGATTTGTCTAGTGCTGGACCATCATTGTTTATACCGTTGGAAAATTATGCACACCAACCTTCTTCCTCCAATTATGACAGACAAACATTTCATGTTGATGGTGGTTTTATTGATCTTACAATGGGAAGTGGACAAGGGCATCACAAGCGTAAGAGCCCTGGAATTCCTTCAGTCTATGAGGGAGGCAGTACTAGTAGATACTTTAATGCTGGGAGTTCAACTGATCTTCCTATATCTTCAGAATTGTGGCAGGAGAAGCCAAATATTGATTGTCAATATATTCCCTGGGATCATTATTGTACTATGACACCCACATTGAGAGGTACTGGCCTTTCAATAAAGGGTGAGGGTTCTTTGCGGAATGTGAGGAGCCGATCTACACTTGATTTGGATTCCAATCTGGCTAGGACCCATTCATCAAGTAATCATTCACACAATTCCTACCCTACTGTCCCACCAGTTGACCATTCTAGCACGGTGGATCTTTCTGGTCAGACTTCTGTTACATTGACAAGGGATTGGAGCCAAATGAACATATCTCCAGCTAATGGAAGGGTGTTATTATCAG GTGCTTTTGGTCTTGAAACAAGTCACTTCCTTGTTGGAAGTGGTGCTACTGCTAGCAATGCTGCTTCTGTAGATGTTGGGGGATTCCATCATGAATTTGGTACAAGCAGAAATCCTACTGCTCCTCAAAGTTTTCATAATACTCAAACTCAGACTGCTAGGGGAATTAGAAGCAACTATTCTCAGAGATCCACACCAACTTTTAGGGCTTCTTCAAGCTTGCGCTCGGGACAAGTGACATCTGATGATGGATTGCCTATGGTAGCTGAAAGTTACTCTTCTAGACTTCCAAGGCCATTGAGCACCATTGGCAGGAGGAATGGTGATAGAAATGGGAGGTCAAGAATTTCTAGTGAAAGATATCGATCATTGGCTGAGAGTGGTCTGCATGATCGTTTTTCCTCTGAG GGTTTCATGGTTGTTGAGCGTGCATCAGTGTATGGTTCCAGGAACATGCTAGATCAGCACCGAGACATGAGGATGGACGTAGATAACATGAGTTATGAg GAACTACTTGCACTTGGTGAGAGGATTGGCTATGTGAACACAGGAATCTCTGAGGATTCGCTTAACAAATGTTTGACGGAAACAATATATTGTTCATCTGAGCAAAGTCAAGACGAAGGAAACTGCGTAATATGTCTG GAAGAGTACAAGAACATGGACGATGTTGGAACACTTAAAACATGTGGGCATGACTACCATGTGAGCTGCATTAAAAAATGGTTATCTTTGAGGAAATTATGTCCTATCTGCAAAGTATCTGCTTTGCCTGAGGATACGAAGGATAAATAA
- the LOC100780958 gene encoding Syntaxin-71-like isoform 3 (isoform 3 is encoded by transcript variant 3) produces the protein MSVIDILTRVDSICKKYDKYDVQSQRDSNLSSDDAFAKLYASVDADIEALLQKADTASKEKSKASTVAINAEIRRTKARLLEEVPKLQRLAMKKVKGLSSQEFAARNDLALALPDRIQAIPDGTPAASKQSGSWAASASRPGIKFDSDGKFDDEYFQQTEESSGFRKEYEMRKMKQDQGLDMIAEGLDTLKNMAHDMNEELDRQVPLMDEIDTKVDRASSDLKNTNVRLRDTVNQLRSSRNFCIDIVLLIIILGIAAYLYKTALCASS, from the exons ATGAGCGTCATCGACATTCTCACCAGAGTTGATTCCATTTgcaaaaagtacgacaaataCGACGTCCAAAGCCAAAGGGACTCTAATCTCTCCTCCGACGATGCATTCGCCAAACTCTACGCCTCCGTCGACGCCGACATTGAGGCCTTACTTCAG AAAGCAGATACCGCTTCCAAGGAGAAAAGTAAGGCATCCACTGTGGCGATCAATGCCGAGATTCGTCGAACCAAGGCTAGGTTGTTGGAGGAGGTTCCCAAGTTGCAGAGATTGGCTATGAAAAAG GTAAAGGGGCTTTCATCACAAGAATTTGCTGCCCGTAATGATTTGGCTCTTGCATTGCCGGATAGGATTCAAGCTATCCCAGATGGGACCCCTGCAGCATCCAAACAAAGTGGAAGTTGGGCAGCTTCAGCCTCACGTCCTGGAATTAAATTTGATTCAG ATGGGAAATTCGATGATGAATACTTCCAACAAACTGAAGAATCAAGTGGATTCAGGAAAGAGTACGAAATGCGTAAAATGAAACAG GATCAAGGTTTGGATATGATCGCAGAAGGATTGGATACTTTGAAAAACATGGCACATGATATGAATGAG GAACTGGATAGACAAGTTCCACTGATGGACGAGATTGATACTAAG GTGGACAGGGCATCTTCTGACCTTAAAAATACCAATGTTAGACTTAGAGATACAGTGAACCAG CTTCGATCCAGTCGAAACTTTTGTATTGATATTGTTTTGTTGATTATAATTTTGGGAATTGCTGCTTATTTGTACAA GACTGCCTTGTGTGCCTCTTCTTGA
- the LOC100780958 gene encoding syntaxin-71-like isoform X1 produces the protein MSVIDILTRVDSICKKYDKYDVQSQRDSNLSSDDAFAKLYASVDADIEALLQKADTASKEKSKASTVAINAEIRRTKARLLEEVPKLQRLAMKKVKGLSSQEFAARNDLALALPDRIQAIPDGTPAASKQSGSWAASASRPGIKFDSDGKFDDEYFQQTEESSGFRKEYEMRKMKQDQGLDMIAEGLDTLKNMAHDMNEVRFLLCLSFSFFLCPPPHLSSLFMYQIQELDRQVPLMDEIDTKVDRASSDLKNTNVRLRDTVNQLRSSRNFCIDIVLLIIILGIAAYLYKTALCASS, from the exons ATGAGCGTCATCGACATTCTCACCAGAGTTGATTCCATTTgcaaaaagtacgacaaataCGACGTCCAAAGCCAAAGGGACTCTAATCTCTCCTCCGACGATGCATTCGCCAAACTCTACGCCTCCGTCGACGCCGACATTGAGGCCTTACTTCAG AAAGCAGATACCGCTTCCAAGGAGAAAAGTAAGGCATCCACTGTGGCGATCAATGCCGAGATTCGTCGAACCAAGGCTAGGTTGTTGGAGGAGGTTCCCAAGTTGCAGAGATTGGCTATGAAAAAG GTAAAGGGGCTTTCATCACAAGAATTTGCTGCCCGTAATGATTTGGCTCTTGCATTGCCGGATAGGATTCAAGCTATCCCAGATGGGACCCCTGCAGCATCCAAACAAAGTGGAAGTTGGGCAGCTTCAGCCTCACGTCCTGGAATTAAATTTGATTCAG ATGGGAAATTCGATGATGAATACTTCCAACAAACTGAAGAATCAAGTGGATTCAGGAAAGAGTACGAAATGCGTAAAATGAAACAG GATCAAGGTTTGGATATGATCGCAGAAGGATTGGATACTTTGAAAAACATGGCACATGATATGAATGAGGTCAGATTCCTGTTGTGTttgtctttctctttctttttgtgtcCCCCCCCACATTTAAGTTCATTATTTATGTACCAAATACAGGAACTGGATAGACAAGTTCCACTGATGGACGAGATTGATACTAAG GTGGACAGGGCATCTTCTGACCTTAAAAATACCAATGTTAGACTTAGAGATACAGTGAACCAG CTTCGATCCAGTCGAAACTTTTGTATTGATATTGTTTTGTTGATTATAATTTTGGGAATTGCTGCTTATTTGTACAA GACTGCCTTGTGTGCCTCTTCTTGA
- the LOC100780958 gene encoding syntaxin-71-like isoform X2, with product MSVIDILTRVDSICKKYDKYDVQSQRDSNLSSDDAFAKLYASVDADIEALLQKADTASKEKSKASTVAINAEIRRTKARLLEEVPKLQRLAMKKVKGLSSQEFAARNDLALALPDRIQAIPDGTPAASKQSGSWAASASRPGIKFDSDGKFDDEYFQQTEESSGFRKEYEMRKMKQDQGLDMIAEGLDTLKNMAHDMNEVRFLLCLSFSFFLCPPPHLSSLFMYQIQELDRQVPLMDEIDTKVDRASSDLKNTNVRLRDTVNQLRSSRNFCIDIVLLIIILGIAAYLYNVLKK from the exons ATGAGCGTCATCGACATTCTCACCAGAGTTGATTCCATTTgcaaaaagtacgacaaataCGACGTCCAAAGCCAAAGGGACTCTAATCTCTCCTCCGACGATGCATTCGCCAAACTCTACGCCTCCGTCGACGCCGACATTGAGGCCTTACTTCAG AAAGCAGATACCGCTTCCAAGGAGAAAAGTAAGGCATCCACTGTGGCGATCAATGCCGAGATTCGTCGAACCAAGGCTAGGTTGTTGGAGGAGGTTCCCAAGTTGCAGAGATTGGCTATGAAAAAG GTAAAGGGGCTTTCATCACAAGAATTTGCTGCCCGTAATGATTTGGCTCTTGCATTGCCGGATAGGATTCAAGCTATCCCAGATGGGACCCCTGCAGCATCCAAACAAAGTGGAAGTTGGGCAGCTTCAGCCTCACGTCCTGGAATTAAATTTGATTCAG ATGGGAAATTCGATGATGAATACTTCCAACAAACTGAAGAATCAAGTGGATTCAGGAAAGAGTACGAAATGCGTAAAATGAAACAG GATCAAGGTTTGGATATGATCGCAGAAGGATTGGATACTTTGAAAAACATGGCACATGATATGAATGAGGTCAGATTCCTGTTGTGTttgtctttctctttctttttgtgtcCCCCCCCACATTTAAGTTCATTATTTATGTACCAAATACAGGAACTGGATAGACAAGTTCCACTGATGGACGAGATTGATACTAAG GTGGACAGGGCATCTTCTGACCTTAAAAATACCAATGTTAGACTTAGAGATACAGTGAACCAG CTTCGATCCAGTCGAAACTTTTGTATTGATATTGTTTTGTTGATTATAATTTTGGGAATTGCTGCTTATTTGTACAA CGTGCTAAAGAAATGA
- the LOC100780958 gene encoding Syntaxin-71-like isoform 1 (isoform 1 is encoded by transcript variant 1): protein MSVIDILTRVDSICKKYDKYDVQSQRDSNLSSDDAFAKLYASVDADIEALLQKADTASKEKSKASTVAINAEIRRTKARLLEEVPKLQRLAMKKVKGLSSQEFAARNDLALALPDRIQAIPDGTPAASKQSGSWAASASRPGIKFDSDGKFDDEYFQQTEESSGFRKEYEMRKMKQDQGLDMIAEGLDTLKNMAHDMNEELDRQVPLMDEIDTKVDRASSDLKNTNVRLRDTVNQLRSSRNFCIDIVLLIIILGIAAYLYNVLKK, encoded by the exons ATGAGCGTCATCGACATTCTCACCAGAGTTGATTCCATTTgcaaaaagtacgacaaataCGACGTCCAAAGCCAAAGGGACTCTAATCTCTCCTCCGACGATGCATTCGCCAAACTCTACGCCTCCGTCGACGCCGACATTGAGGCCTTACTTCAG AAAGCAGATACCGCTTCCAAGGAGAAAAGTAAGGCATCCACTGTGGCGATCAATGCCGAGATTCGTCGAACCAAGGCTAGGTTGTTGGAGGAGGTTCCCAAGTTGCAGAGATTGGCTATGAAAAAG GTAAAGGGGCTTTCATCACAAGAATTTGCTGCCCGTAATGATTTGGCTCTTGCATTGCCGGATAGGATTCAAGCTATCCCAGATGGGACCCCTGCAGCATCCAAACAAAGTGGAAGTTGGGCAGCTTCAGCCTCACGTCCTGGAATTAAATTTGATTCAG ATGGGAAATTCGATGATGAATACTTCCAACAAACTGAAGAATCAAGTGGATTCAGGAAAGAGTACGAAATGCGTAAAATGAAACAG GATCAAGGTTTGGATATGATCGCAGAAGGATTGGATACTTTGAAAAACATGGCACATGATATGAATGAG GAACTGGATAGACAAGTTCCACTGATGGACGAGATTGATACTAAG GTGGACAGGGCATCTTCTGACCTTAAAAATACCAATGTTAGACTTAGAGATACAGTGAACCAG CTTCGATCCAGTCGAAACTTTTGTATTGATATTGTTTTGTTGATTATAATTTTGGGAATTGCTGCTTATTTGTACAA CGTGCTAAAGAAATGA
- the LOC100780958 gene encoding Syntaxin-71-like isoform 2 (isoform 2 is encoded by transcript variant 2), producing MSVIDILTRVDSICKKYDKYDVQSQRDSNLSSDDAFAKLYASVDADIEALLQKADTASKEKSKASTVAINAEIRRTKARLLEEVPKLQRLAMKKVKGLSSQEFAARNDLALALPDRIQAIPDGTPAASKQSGSWAASASRPGIKFDSDGKFDDEYFQQTEESSGFRKEYEMRKMKQDQGLDMIAEGLDTLKNMAHDMNEELDRQVPLMDEIDTKVDRASSDLKNTNVRLRDTVNQLRSSRNFCIDIVLLIIILGIAAYLYK from the exons ATGAGCGTCATCGACATTCTCACCAGAGTTGATTCCATTTgcaaaaagtacgacaaataCGACGTCCAAAGCCAAAGGGACTCTAATCTCTCCTCCGACGATGCATTCGCCAAACTCTACGCCTCCGTCGACGCCGACATTGAGGCCTTACTTCAG AAAGCAGATACCGCTTCCAAGGAGAAAAGTAAGGCATCCACTGTGGCGATCAATGCCGAGATTCGTCGAACCAAGGCTAGGTTGTTGGAGGAGGTTCCCAAGTTGCAGAGATTGGCTATGAAAAAG GTAAAGGGGCTTTCATCACAAGAATTTGCTGCCCGTAATGATTTGGCTCTTGCATTGCCGGATAGGATTCAAGCTATCCCAGATGGGACCCCTGCAGCATCCAAACAAAGTGGAAGTTGGGCAGCTTCAGCCTCACGTCCTGGAATTAAATTTGATTCAG ATGGGAAATTCGATGATGAATACTTCCAACAAACTGAAGAATCAAGTGGATTCAGGAAAGAGTACGAAATGCGTAAAATGAAACAG GATCAAGGTTTGGATATGATCGCAGAAGGATTGGATACTTTGAAAAACATGGCACATGATATGAATGAG GAACTGGATAGACAAGTTCCACTGATGGACGAGATTGATACTAAG GTGGACAGGGCATCTTCTGACCTTAAAAATACCAATGTTAGACTTAGAGATACAGTGAACCAG CTTCGATCCAGTCGAAACTTTTGTATTGATATTGTTTTGTTGATTATAATTTTGGGAATTGCTGCTTATTTGTACAAGTAA
- the LOC100812495 gene encoding zinc finger protein JACKDAW, translating to MQMIPGDPFSLSTSLPAGLPNEQSTNTNPNPNPPPPNKKKRNLPGTPDPDAEVIALSPKTLMATNRFICEICNKGFQRDQNLQLHRRGHNLPWKLRQRSNKEVRKKVYICPEKTCVHHDAARALGDLTGIKKHYSRKHGEKKWKCEKCSKKYAVQSDWKAHTKTCGTREYKCDCGNLFSRKDSFITHRAFCDALADESSRLTSVASTSLNFKSEDATMINTQASLSTRGLITDHGMQNVSQFGPHGFRLMNMGTDQQRPNLSLWLNQGNHHINNPLDVALSSSSSGLPEVVHMAQANINNNALIGSSSVFSNFGMPASSNSSNPNLMGKKGDGGASDLASMYSESQNKNSNSTSPMSATALLQKAAQMGSTRSTNPSIFSGSFGVMSSSSTQSTSLNSNIANQSCDQLNQAFQNFNATSSSSATMLGSSTNFSSLTHSSNGFDQFMMQNNVEPTQLKLHHPGSNSVEHNLTRDFLGVSGNGGGQVHHAFLPQELAKFASLGSSMGLNQFTVGHQ from the exons atGCAAATGATACCCGGAGACCCCTTTTCACTATCCACTTCCCTCCCAGCAGGGCTTCCCAATGAACAAAGCACAAACACAAACCCTAATCCTAATCCTCCACCACccaacaaaaagaagagaaatctACCAGGAACACCAG ATCCAGATGCCGAGGTTATTGCTCTTTCGCCAAAGACTCTCATGGCCACAAACCGTTTCATCTGTGAAATATGCAACAAAGGGTTTCAGAGGGACCAGAACCTTCAGCTTCATAGAAGAGGTCACAACCTTCCTTGGAAGCTACGACAGAGATCAAACAAGGAAGTTCGGAAGAAGGTATATATCTGTCCAGAGAAAACCTGTGTCCACCACGACGCGGCAAGGGCTCTCGGTGATCTCACCGGAATAAAGAAGCATTACAGCAGAAAACACGGTGAGAAGAAGTGGAAGTGTGAAAAGTGCTCCAAAAAATACGCAGTTCAATCTGATTGGAAGGCTCACACCAAAACCTGTGGCACCAGAGAGTATAAGTGCGACTGTGGCAACCTCTTCTccag GAAGGACAGTTTTATTACTCACAGGGCCTTCTGCGATGCCTTAGCTGACGAGAGTTCGAGACTCACCTCAGTTGCTTCAACAAGCCTAAATTTTAAGAGCGAAGATGCAACTATGATCAACACACAAGCTAGTTTGTCGACACGTGGATTAATCACTGACCATGGAATGCAAAATGTTTCACAATTTGGTCCACATGGGTTTCGTTTAATGAACATGGGCACAGACCAGCAAAGACCAAACTTGTCACTATGGTTGAACCAAGGAAATCACCACATTAACAATCCACTTGATGTGGCATTATCATCAAGCTCTTCTGGTTTGCCTGAGGTTGTGCACATGGCACAagctaatattaataataatgccTTAATTGGTTCTTCTTCAGTGTTCTCCAATTTTGGAATGCCTGCTTCTTCAAATTCATCTAATCCAAACCTAATGGGGAAAAAAGGAGATGGTGGAGCTTCAGATTTGGCATCAATGTATTCTGAGAGtcaaaacaagaattcaaactcAACTTCTCCAATGTCAGCCACTGCTCTTTTGCAGAAAGCAGCACAGATGGGTTCCACCAGAAGCACCAACCCTTCAATTTTCAGTGGCAGTTTTGGAGTAATGAGCTCATCTTCCACACAAAGCACTAGTCTCAACAGCAATATTGCAAACCAAAGCTGTGACCAACTTAACCAAGCCTTTCAGAATTTTAATGCGACAAGCAGTAGTAGTGCAACTATGCTGGGAAGTTCTACTAACTTTAGCTCATTGACGCATTCATCAAACGGTTTTGACCAGTTTATGATGCAAAACAATGTGGAACCAACTCAGTTGAAGCTCCACCATCCTGGCTCAAACTCAGTGGAACATAACTTGACAAGAGATTTTCTTGGCGTGAGTGGAAATGGAGGTGGACAAGTACATCATGCATTTCTACCCCAAGAGCTGGCAAAGTTTGCTTCCTTAGGCTCATCAATGGGGTTGAATCAGTTCACTGTAGGCCATCAATGA